GTACAGCTGGACGATCGACTCTTCGCCATCCCTCTGTTCCAGCTGTTGTCCTGAACCAAGGCGAATACCCCGGTGCGCGCTGAGGGGCGCATTGAAGGGCGGGCCGAGGGCGAAGCGCAGGCGTTGCTGGCGTTCTTGGAACCGATTCAGGCTTTTTGTTGGGCCGTACTGGGCGACCGCGGCTGTCGACCGAACAGCCGGGCGGCGCGGCTCACGGACACCAAAATTCAATAAAAAATCGCATTGATTCCCATGCGTTCAAACGATTTTACCACAGCAGTACATATCCCTCTACATTGAAAAAACTACCCGACTACCCGATTGGTACCGAGTGAAGCTAGGCGACGAGGTTGCGAGAAGTGAGTTGTACGGAGCCGAGTTCCTCAGGTAAGCGCCAGCGCCCGCACCTGTCGGTGGGCGAGACACACGCAGGCAGGATGCAGCCACCTGTGCCCGCTTTCTTGGCCGGCGCGATGCTGGCAGCGGGATGTATCGGGCCGGCGGGCGACACTGTGTCCGACGGCCGGGTGGACCTGGGCACTACGTCCCCGTTTCGTCTGGGAGATGGCTCGATGCAGGGGGGTCCGTTTGCCTGTGATGCCAGTGCCATCGCAGCTCCGTCGCCTGGTTGGAGCCGCCTCAGCAAGCGACAGATCACGCGCACGCTTGCCGATTTGTTGCGGAGGACACTGGCCGACGAAGCAATCGCGAGCAGCGCCTTTGATGCACTCGCGAGCCAGCTGGACCTGTTGCCGGAGGAGCAACGCAAGAAGCTGCCTCAGGATCTGCACGGCAGCTATCGCAGGTTGGACCAGGACGTCTCACAAGCGTACGTCGAAGCCACCTATGAGCTAGCCTTGGAAGTCGGGCGTCTGCTCTCGGATTCGAGCCGCATCGCGAGCGCGCTGGGGACGTGCGCGGCGGACACTGACGCTACCAACGACGAAGTATGCCTGCGCGAGTTCGTGCAGCGGTTCGGGGGGCTCGCGCTACGACGACCGCTGAGCACGGACGAGGTCGACTTCTATTTGGGGTTCTATGGACTCTCGCCCGGAGTCGCGCCCGAAGGCGTTGCGGACGTGATTGCGGGTATCCTCAGCGCGCCGCAGTTCCTTTACCTGGTGGAGCACGGGGGAGCCGAGACCAACCCTGACGAGCCGCAGGAGCTCGACGCGTTCGAGCTGGCGAGCCGACTTTCCTATCATTTCTGGGACACGATGCCGGATCAGGAGCTTTGGGATGCGGCCGCAAGTGGAGCATTGGCGGATCCCGGCCCGTATCGGGAGCAGGTCGAGCGCCTGTTCGCTGATCCGCGCACGCGTGAAACAACGCGAGAGTTTTATCGTGACTGGCTCAAGCTGGAGGACGTGCCGGCCATGGACACGCTCAACGACCAACCGGTGTTCAAGGCATTCGCGGGTCCGAACCTACCGTCGTCCGAGCTGCGAGGACAGATGATCGATGAGGTGCTCGATCTGGTCCAGCATCACACCTGGGACGACCCCTCTGGGTTCGACGCGCTGCTGTCGAGCGAGCTCTCGTTCGCGCGTACACAGGAGCTAGCGGACCTGTACGGCATTCCGGTGCACGTGGACGGTGCCGAGCCGACCAGGTTTCCCGCAGGACAGAGACCGGGGATGCTTACCCGCGCCGCCTTCGTCGCCACAGGCTCAGCCAATACCCGGCCCATCATGAAAGGTGTGTTCATCCGTACCAACATGTTGTGCGACCCGATTCCGCCGCCGCCGGACAACGCGGCCAGCAACTCCACGGAACCCACGGACACCGCGGGGACCCGCGAGGTGGTCGAGGCGTTGACCGAGCAGCCGGGCAGCGCATGTGCGGGTTGTCACGCCACGCTCATCAACCCGCTGGGGTTTGCGACCGAGGACTTCGATGGCCTGGGACGCTGGCGGGAGGTCCAGCGCTTGTTTGACGCCGAGGGCAACGAGACGGGCGCTGCACCTATCGACACCAGCACGATGCCGAACGTCGTGCCGGGCGACGAGACTCCGTCGGCGGGCGCGCAGGATCTGATGAGGCTCATCCTCGACAGCGGCAAGGCGCAGGCGTGCATGGCGCGCCACTACTTCCGCTTCACCTTCGGGCGCTGGGAGGACGACGAAAAAGACGGCTGTGCGCTCGACCAGCTATGGAGAGCGCTGGGTCAGGGCGGCTCTATCGCGACGATGCTACGGGAGGCGGCCCTCGCCCCCGAGTTCAGGCAGCGGTTGTTTACCGAATGACGGGGACCCTACAAGGAGAACAAGGCTGATGCACCGCAAAGCTCGCAACCTGGCACGAAGGCAGTTTCTTTACGGGGGCGGTGGTTTCGCGCTCGCCTTGCCCTGGCTCCCGTCGCTTCTGCCCTCCGGAGCAAAGGCGCGGGCGCCGAGGGAGCCCCGCTTCGTGGCGATCGCCTCCAATCACGGAGGTCTGTTCGAGGACAAGATCTTCCCGCCCGAGCGCTTGTTGGGTCCTGACCAGCCACTGTATCCGGGCCACGCGATCCGCAGCGGAACGCTCAGGGCCACGCAGCAGGGCGGGCAGTCGGTCATTTCCGAGGTGCTGCGCGCGCCGACCAGCGAGCTCACATCGAGCCTCGTGGCCAAGATGAACGTGCTCAGGGGTCTCGATATCCCGTTCTACATCGGTCACCACACCGGCG
The nucleotide sequence above comes from Pseudomonadota bacterium. Encoded proteins:
- a CDS encoding DUF1592 domain-containing protein → MQPPVPAFLAGAMLAAGCIGPAGDTVSDGRVDLGTTSPFRLGDGSMQGGPFACDASAIAAPSPGWSRLSKRQITRTLADLLRRTLADEAIASSAFDALASQLDLLPEEQRKKLPQDLHGSYRRLDQDVSQAYVEATYELALEVGRLLSDSSRIASALGTCAADTDATNDEVCLREFVQRFGGLALRRPLSTDEVDFYLGFYGLSPGVAPEGVADVIAGILSAPQFLYLVEHGGAETNPDEPQELDAFELASRLSYHFWDTMPDQELWDAAASGALADPGPYREQVERLFADPRTRETTREFYRDWLKLEDVPAMDTLNDQPVFKAFAGPNLPSSELRGQMIDEVLDLVQHHTWDDPSGFDALLSSELSFARTQELADLYGIPVHVDGAEPTRFPAGQRPGMLTRAAFVATGSANTRPIMKGVFIRTNMLCDPIPPPPDNAASNSTEPTDTAGTREVVEALTEQPGSACAGCHATLINPLGFATEDFDGLGRWREVQRLFDAEGNETGAAPIDTSTMPNVVPGDETPSAGAQDLMRLILDSGKAQACMARHYFRFTFGRWEDDEKDGCALDQLWRALGQGGSIATMLREAALAPEFRQRLFTE